A window from Candidatus Latescibacterota bacterium encodes these proteins:
- a CDS encoding ATP-binding protein: MQVPEKLGAFYLGREVDPDTGEDRAPEALISYDARDLTTHAVCVGMTGSGKTGLCIDLLEEAALDKVPAILIDPKGDIGNLLLTFPELRPADFEPWVNLDDARRKDLSVADYAAKMAATWKQGLADWGQGPERIQRLRDAAEFRLLTPGSEAGLPVSILASLRAPAGATAGSEALRDQVRGTVSALLGLVGVEADPLQSREHILLSQIMERAWTAGEDLDLARLITSIQEPPLRKLGVFDLETVFPAKDRFGLAMAFNNLVASPAFGAWLTGEPLDVDALLTAPDGRPRHSIFSIAHLGESERMFFVTLLLEQVLAWVRRQPGTTSLRALLYIDEVFGYLPPVANPPSKTPLLTLLKQARASGLGVVLTTQNPVDLDYKALSNAGTWMIGKLQTDRDKQRVLDGLEGAAGAGWDRARADALIGGLGSRVFLLHNVHADGPLLFRTRWAMSYLRGPLTREQIARLKPADAKPADVPAPPTSAPAAAAPTTYDSLAPALAPGRAQAYLPVRVSAREAEAALRAPATREDAPPQLVYEPALLALGAVSFVDSRRGVDETRPVARLVAAADLGVGLDWAAGDTPRLAVADLDGEPAPARFGTVPAELAKATEIKRLERDFKDWLYREQGLDLLTCPPLKLQAEPGEEEAAFRGRVRQAQREARDAEVAKLRDKLNTQLDRLQTRLDRERRELEEDRMEYSSRKREELLSVGETLVGMLGLFGRKSRRSLSGSVTKHRMTGKAKLDIAESEAEITRLEAEIESMREDFERESAAIAARWEATAESVETRRVKPRRSDVRVDYCELAWVPYWEFAMQDAAGRPVSRRLPAYERDPR, from the coding sequence GTGCAAGTCCCCGAGAAACTGGGCGCGTTCTATCTGGGTCGCGAGGTGGATCCCGACACGGGCGAGGACCGCGCGCCCGAGGCGCTGATCTCCTACGACGCCCGCGACCTCACCACCCACGCGGTCTGCGTGGGCATGACCGGCTCCGGCAAGACGGGTCTCTGCATCGACCTGCTCGAAGAGGCGGCGCTGGACAAGGTGCCGGCGATCCTCATCGATCCCAAGGGCGACATCGGCAATCTGCTCCTGACCTTCCCCGAGCTGCGCCCCGCGGACTTCGAGCCCTGGGTCAATCTGGACGACGCCCGACGCAAGGACCTCTCCGTCGCCGACTACGCCGCCAAGATGGCCGCCACCTGGAAGCAGGGGCTCGCGGACTGGGGCCAGGGGCCCGAGCGCATCCAGCGGCTCAGGGACGCGGCCGAGTTCCGCCTGCTGACGCCGGGCTCGGAGGCCGGGCTGCCCGTTTCAATTCTCGCGTCGCTACGCGCGCCCGCTGGCGCCACCGCCGGCAGCGAGGCCCTGCGCGACCAGGTGCGCGGCACGGTGAGCGCGCTGCTGGGCCTGGTGGGCGTGGAGGCCGATCCGCTGCAGAGCCGCGAGCACATCCTGCTGTCGCAGATCATGGAGCGCGCGTGGACCGCGGGCGAGGACCTCGATCTGGCCCGCCTGATCACGTCGATCCAGGAGCCGCCGCTGCGCAAGCTGGGCGTCTTCGACCTGGAGACGGTCTTCCCCGCCAAGGACCGCTTTGGCCTCGCCATGGCCTTCAACAACCTCGTGGCCTCGCCCGCCTTCGGCGCCTGGCTCACGGGCGAGCCGCTGGACGTCGACGCGCTCCTCACCGCCCCCGACGGGCGTCCCCGGCACAGCATCTTCTCCATCGCGCATCTCGGTGAAAGCGAGCGGATGTTCTTCGTCACCCTGCTGCTCGAGCAGGTGCTGGCCTGGGTGCGCCGCCAGCCGGGCACCACCAGCCTGCGCGCGCTGCTCTACATCGACGAGGTCTTCGGCTACCTGCCGCCCGTGGCCAACCCGCCCAGCAAGACGCCGCTGCTCACCCTGCTCAAGCAGGCGCGCGCGTCGGGTCTGGGTGTGGTGCTCACCACGCAGAACCCGGTGGACCTGGACTACAAGGCGCTGTCCAACGCCGGCACCTGGATGATCGGCAAGCTGCAGACCGACCGCGACAAGCAGCGCGTCCTCGACGGCCTCGAAGGCGCCGCAGGCGCCGGCTGGGACCGCGCGCGCGCCGACGCGCTGATCGGCGGGCTGGGCTCGCGCGTCTTCCTGCTCCACAACGTGCACGCCGACGGCCCGCTGCTCTTCCGTACGCGCTGGGCCATGAGCTACCTGCGCGGGCCGCTGACGCGCGAGCAGATCGCACGGCTCAAGCCGGCGGACGCGAAGCCGGCGGACGTCCCCGCTCCCCCGACCAGCGCGCCGGCCGCCGCCGCGCCCACCACCTACGATAGCCTCGCGCCGGCCCTCGCCCCGGGCCGCGCGCAGGCCTACCTGCCCGTGCGCGTCTCCGCGCGCGAGGCCGAAGCCGCGCTGCGCGCCCCCGCCACGCGTGAGGACGCGCCGCCGCAGCTCGTCTACGAGCCCGCACTGCTGGCCCTCGGCGCCGTGTCCTTCGTGGACAGCCGTCGCGGCGTGGACGAAACCCGCCCCGTCGCCCGGCTCGTCGCCGCGGCCGACCTGGGCGTCGGCCTCGACTGGGCGGCCGGCGACACGCCCCGCCTCGCCGTCGCCGACCTCGACGGCGAACCCGCGCCCGCCCGCTTCGGCACGGTGCCCGCGGAACTCGCAAAGGCCACCGAGATCAAGCGACTCGAGCGCGACTTCAAGGACTGGCTCTACCGCGAGCAGGGCCTCGACCTGCTCACCTGCCCTCCGCTCAAGCTGCAGGCCGAGCCCGGCGAGGAGGAGGCCGCCTTCCGCGGTCGCGTCCGCCAGGCGCAGCGCGAGGCGCGCGACGCCGAGGTGGCCAAGCTCCGCGACAAGCTCAACACGCAGCTCGACCGCCTGCAGACGCGCCTCGACCGCGAGCGGCGCGAGCTCGAGGAGGACCGCATGGAGTACTCCTCGCGCAAGCGCGAAGAGCTGCTCTCGGTGGGTGAAACGCTGGTGGGCATGCTCGGCCTCTTCGGGCGGAAGAGTCGGCGCAGCCTGTCCGGGAGCGTCACCAAGCACCGCATGACGGGCAAGGCGAAGCTGGACATCGCCGAGTCGGAGGCGGAGATCACGCGTCTCGAAGCGGAGATCGAGAGCATGCGCGAGGACTTCGAGCGCGAGAGCGCTGCGATCGCCGCGCGCTGGGAGGCCACGGCGGAGAGCGTCGAGACGCGGCGCGTCAAGCCGCGGCGCAGCGACGTGCGCGTGGACTACTGCGAGCTGGCCTGGGTCCCCTACTGGGAGTTCGCGATGCAGGACGCCGCCGGCCGCCCAGTCAGCCGGCGGCTACCCGCCTACGAACGGGATCCGCGCTAG
- a CDS encoding DUF3465 domain-containing protein codes for MSVRLRSPGRGRLVLFALILLAVWAWQRMNGGPATDPTPTSSTVDEAQATLQGGQIFEAEGTVDRLLDDDDEGSRHQRFILRLASGRTLLVAHNIDLAPRVPLSRGDRVTVRGEYASNAQGGVIHWTHHDPAGRHPGGWIEAGGKRYE; via the coding sequence ATGTCCGTTCGCTTGAGAAGTCCGGGACGAGGTCGCCTGGTCCTGTTCGCCCTGATCCTGCTCGCGGTCTGGGCCTGGCAGCGCATGAACGGCGGGCCGGCCACGGATCCCACGCCCACGTCCAGCACCGTGGACGAGGCCCAGGCCACCCTTCAGGGCGGACAGATCTTCGAGGCCGAAGGCACGGTGGACCGCCTCCTCGACGACGACGACGAGGGCAGCCGCCACCAGCGCTTCATCCTGCGCCTGGCGTCCGGCCGGACGCTCCTCGTGGCCCACAACATCGACCTCGCGCCCCGCGTGCCGCTGTCGCGCGGTGACCGCGTCACCGTGCGCGGCGAGTACGCATCCAACGCCCAGGGTGGCGTGATCCACTGGACCCACCACGACCCCGCGGGGCGCCACCCGGGCGGCTGGATCGAGGCCGGCGGCAAGCGCTACGAATAG
- a CDS encoding OmpA family protein: MFVPRRFIRFVAGALLAAATLAGPAAAQPQGIEGEIAAVETRAAEGQAANWAQIAPKQFAEAQQKLAEAKQKFGKGGKIEDIRAKLKEATQKLDAVARLEEMGKLLLRGALEARADALAADAPQYAAKQWESAEAAIEEAGREVEKGDQNKTRSKAEVAQDLYRSAELEAIRTDLLGTAHASREAALTAGADKKAPKTFAAADAMLNGAEDVLRGDRYQRATAKEQAREASRGYLRASIIAGRSDAAGERNTGTVESLVLDYEQSLGAICESLKIAPDFSQGPKAVSDAVVSALGSLYSDRGNLQSELSDQTARLAQSAATIDSLDAQLAALEQRQRSTTAAMQAEQERQQALEKVRGLFEPAEAQVLQDGSDLIIRMHGLSFPTGSSEIRPENFQLLTKLQQALRVYPNAPVAIEGHTDARGNDDVNQALSLRRATAVQDYLQANMGGVLSRFSAVGFGESKPIASNETEAGRAMNRRIDVRIKTAG, from the coding sequence ATGTTCGTTCCCCGCAGATTCATCCGCTTTGTCGCCGGCGCGCTCCTCGCCGCCGCCACCCTGGCCGGTCCGGCGGCGGCCCAGCCCCAGGGCATCGAGGGCGAGATCGCGGCGGTGGAGACCCGCGCGGCCGAGGGCCAGGCGGCCAACTGGGCGCAGATCGCGCCGAAGCAGTTCGCCGAGGCGCAGCAGAAGCTCGCCGAGGCCAAGCAGAAGTTCGGCAAGGGCGGCAAGATCGAGGACATCCGCGCCAAGCTCAAGGAGGCCACCCAGAAGCTCGACGCCGTGGCGCGGCTCGAGGAGATGGGCAAGCTGCTGCTTCGCGGCGCCCTGGAAGCCCGGGCGGACGCCCTCGCCGCCGACGCCCCGCAGTACGCCGCCAAGCAGTGGGAGTCGGCCGAGGCGGCCATCGAAGAGGCCGGCCGCGAGGTGGAGAAGGGCGACCAGAACAAGACGCGCAGCAAGGCCGAGGTCGCCCAGGACCTCTACCGCAGCGCCGAGCTGGAGGCCATCCGCACGGACCTGCTGGGCACGGCCCATGCCTCACGCGAGGCCGCGCTGACCGCGGGCGCCGACAAGAAGGCGCCCAAGACCTTCGCCGCCGCCGACGCCATGCTGAACGGCGCCGAGGACGTCCTGCGCGGCGACCGCTACCAGCGCGCCACGGCCAAGGAGCAGGCGCGCGAGGCGTCGCGGGGTTATCTGCGCGCGAGCATCATCGCCGGCCGCTCCGATGCGGCGGGCGAGCGCAACACGGGCACGGTGGAGTCGCTCGTGCTGGACTACGAGCAGAGCCTGGGAGCCATTTGCGAGTCGCTCAAGATCGCGCCGGACTTCAGCCAGGGACCGAAGGCCGTGTCCGACGCCGTGGTGAGCGCCCTGGGCAGCCTCTACTCGGATCGCGGCAACCTGCAGTCCGAGCTGTCCGACCAGACCGCGCGCCTCGCGCAGTCCGCCGCCACGATCGACTCCCTCGACGCGCAGCTGGCGGCGCTCGAGCAGCGCCAGCGCAGCACCACCGCGGCGATGCAGGCCGAGCAGGAGCGCCAGCAGGCGCTGGAGAAGGTGCGCGGGCTGTTCGAACCCGCGGAGGCGCAGGTCCTGCAGGATGGCAGCGATCTCATCATCCGCATGCACGGGCTGTCCTTCCCGACGGGCTCGTCGGAGATCCGCCCGGAGAACTTCCAGCTGCTCACCAAGCTGCAGCAGGCGCTGCGGGTGTACCCGAACGCCCCCGTGGCGATCGAGGGCCATACGGACGCGCGGGGCAACGACGACGTCAACCAGGCCCTCAGCCTGCGCCGCGCCACCGCTGTGCAGGACTATCTGCAGGCCAACATGGGCGGCGTGCTCAGCCGCTTCAGCGCGGTGGGATTCGGCGAGTCGAAGCCCATCGCCAGCAACGAGACGGAGGCCGGCCGCGCGATGAACCGCCGCATCGACGTGCGCATCAAGACCGCGGGCTGA
- the dusB gene encoding tRNA dihydrouridine synthase DusB, whose product MTTSSDKLQRIERLRAVVRAGGAACAPMAGVTDRPFRRICRRMGSIYVTTEFISSVGLARGREKVRAMAAYDEEERPLGIQLFGADPKGMAAGARAAAAMGPDFIDINFGCPVKKVVRTNGGSSCMKDLGLMETIIRAVDEAVDLPVTVKMRAGWDHDSRNAPEAARMAEAAGVAWVAVHGRTRAQLYSGRADLDIIREVKEAVSIPVIGNGDVVDAASYQRMVDATGVDAVVIGRGAIGNPWIFDEIAAHRAGRPWSPPSLEDRVELLMEHMLSKVDEQGAWRGVVAFRTQMAQYLRGLPGAAALRKELFGLDDPADVRARLLEYCRRQAA is encoded by the coding sequence GTGACGACATCGTCCGACAAGCTGCAGCGCATCGAGCGCCTGCGCGCGGTGGTCCGCGCCGGGGGCGCGGCCTGCGCGCCCATGGCCGGCGTCACGGACCGGCCCTTCCGGCGGATCTGCCGGCGCATGGGGTCGATCTACGTCACCACCGAGTTCATCAGCAGCGTCGGGCTGGCGCGGGGGCGCGAGAAGGTTCGCGCGATGGCGGCCTACGACGAGGAGGAGCGCCCGCTGGGCATCCAGCTCTTCGGGGCGGACCCCAAGGGCATGGCGGCCGGCGCGCGGGCCGCGGCCGCGATGGGGCCGGACTTCATCGACATCAACTTCGGCTGCCCGGTGAAGAAGGTCGTGCGCACCAACGGCGGCAGCTCCTGCATGAAGGACCTCGGCCTGATGGAGACGATCATCCGCGCCGTGGACGAGGCCGTGGACCTGCCCGTCACCGTGAAGATGCGCGCGGGCTGGGATCACGACTCGCGCAACGCGCCCGAGGCCGCGCGGATGGCCGAGGCCGCGGGCGTCGCCTGGGTGGCCGTGCACGGACGCACGCGCGCGCAGCTCTACAGCGGGCGGGCCGACCTCGACATCATTCGCGAAGTGAAGGAGGCCGTGTCGATCCCGGTGATCGGCAACGGCGACGTGGTGGACGCCGCCAGCTATCAGCGCATGGTGGACGCGACCGGCGTCGACGCCGTGGTGATCGGCCGCGGCGCCATCGGCAATCCGTGGATCTTCGACGAGATCGCCGCGCACCGCGCGGGCCGGCCCTGGAGTCCGCCCTCGCTGGAGGATCGCGTCGAGCTGCTCATGGAGCACATGCTGTCCAAGGTGGACGAGCAGGGCGCCTGGCGTGGCGTCGTGGCCTTCCGCACGCAGATGGCCCAGTACCTGCGCGGGCTACCCGGCGCCGCGGCGCTCCGCAAGGAGCTCTTCGGCCTGGACGACCCCGCCGACGTGCGCGCTCGGCTGCTGGAGTACTGCCGCCGGCAGGCCGCCTAG
- the larB gene encoding nickel pincer cofactor biosynthesis protein LarB: MEESRIRELLEALAANRLSVDEAVKGLAGLSVETLGHSRIDHHRAVRTGFPEVIFCQGKTPAQVAEIAAALDAAGSRILATRCEPAHFEAAAARVADLTHQPLSRLFYKGLPVRDEAAGRVLVVSAGTSDIPVADEAVWTARMVGAHVETLFDAGVAGIHRLTSQRELLDWADAIVVAAGMEGALASVVGGLVRVPVIAVPTSVGYGASFGGLAALLGMLNSCAVGVSVMNIDNGFGAGLAAARFARGVGEAVKRDRESR; encoded by the coding sequence GTGGAAGAATCCCGCATTCGCGAGCTGCTGGAAGCGCTCGCCGCCAATCGTCTCAGCGTGGACGAGGCCGTCAAGGGCCTGGCCGGCCTCAGCGTCGAGACGCTCGGCCACAGCCGCATCGACCACCACCGCGCCGTGCGCACGGGCTTCCCCGAAGTGATCTTCTGCCAGGGCAAGACGCCCGCCCAGGTGGCCGAGATCGCCGCGGCCCTGGACGCCGCCGGCAGCCGCATCCTCGCCACGCGCTGCGAGCCCGCGCACTTCGAGGCCGCGGCGGCGCGCGTCGCCGATCTCACGCATCAACCGCTGTCGCGCCTGTTCTACAAGGGCCTGCCCGTGCGCGACGAGGCCGCCGGACGCGTGCTCGTGGTGAGCGCGGGCACCAGCGACATCCCCGTGGCCGACGAGGCCGTCTGGACCGCGCGCATGGTGGGCGCGCACGTGGAGACGCTCTTCGACGCCGGCGTCGCCGGCATCCACCGCCTCACCAGCCAGCGCGAGCTGCTCGACTGGGCCGACGCCATCGTGGTCGCCGCGGGCATGGAGGGCGCCCTCGCCAGCGTGGTGGGCGGCCTGGTGCGCGTGCCGGTGATCGCGGTGCCCACGAGCGTGGGCTATGGCGCGTCCTTCGGCGGGCTCGCGGCGCTGCTCGGCATGCTGAACTCCTGCGCGGTGGGCGTGAGCGTGATGAACATCGACAACGGCTTCGGCGCGGGCCTCGCCGCGGCGCGCTTCGCGCGGGGCGTGGGCGAGGCCGTCAAGCGGGACCGGGAGTCCAGGTGA
- the larC gene encoding nickel pincer cofactor biosynthesis protein LarC: MRTHVLLIDAPTGIAGDMFLAGLAGLGFDLLSLQQAFARAGVQLTLGAEPVKRHGLAGLRLAAELPHEHVHRHLSDCLAILDRLELPAAARALAGRCFERLARVEGERHGVAPEAVHFHEVGAMDSLLDIAGAALGLTTLGVTQVVLRDLAVGHGTATMAHGALPLPAPATLALLEGFPVREAGFEGELVTPTGALILAETATPAVPGLRWRPLRTAYGAGTRELADRPNLLRLTLAEALPAAADGLVHRELPVLRCTVDDMSAERCGFLMERLFEAGALDVHFRPLQMKKNRPGLEIEVLSPEDRLLALQTLVLTETSTLGLRIAREERVELPRAFEPVETPFGEVTMKVATLPDGSLRAAPEYEDCARLARATGRPLADIEEAARLAWRQRRDAR; the protein is encoded by the coding sequence TTGCGTACCCACGTACTCCTAATTGACGCTCCCACCGGCATCGCCGGCGACATGTTCCTCGCCGGCCTCGCCGGCCTCGGCTTCGACCTCCTGTCGCTGCAGCAGGCGTTCGCGCGCGCGGGCGTCCAGCTCACGCTGGGCGCCGAGCCGGTGAAGCGCCACGGTCTCGCGGGTCTGCGCCTCGCGGCGGAGCTGCCGCACGAGCACGTCCACCGGCATCTGTCGGACTGCCTCGCGATCCTCGACCGCCTCGAACTGCCCGCTGCCGCGCGCGCGCTGGCCGGCCGCTGCTTCGAGCGTCTGGCGCGCGTGGAGGGCGAGCGGCACGGCGTGGCGCCGGAGGCCGTCCACTTCCACGAGGTGGGGGCGATGGACTCGCTGCTCGACATCGCCGGCGCCGCCCTCGGCCTCACGACTCTCGGCGTCACGCAGGTCGTCCTGCGCGATCTCGCCGTCGGGCACGGCACGGCGACGATGGCCCACGGCGCGCTGCCCCTGCCCGCGCCGGCGACGCTCGCCCTGCTCGAGGGCTTCCCCGTGCGCGAGGCGGGCTTCGAGGGCGAGCTGGTGACGCCCACCGGCGCGCTCATCCTGGCCGAGACCGCGACGCCCGCGGTCCCCGGCCTGCGCTGGCGTCCGCTGCGCACGGCCTACGGCGCCGGCACGCGCGAGCTCGCCGACCGGCCCAACCTGCTGCGGCTCACGCTGGCCGAGGCGCTGCCGGCGGCGGCGGACGGGCTCGTCCACCGCGAGTTGCCCGTGCTGCGCTGCACCGTGGACGACATGAGCGCCGAGCGCTGCGGCTTTCTCATGGAGCGGCTCTTCGAGGCGGGCGCGCTGGACGTCCACTTTCGCCCGCTGCAGATGAAGAAGAACCGCCCCGGGCTGGAGATCGAGGTGCTCTCGCCGGAGGATCGCCTCCTCGCGCTGCAGACCCTCGTGCTCACCGAGACGAGCACGCTCGGCCTGCGCATCGCGCGCGAGGAGCGCGTGGAGCTGCCCCGGGCCTTCGAGCCGGTGGAGACGCCCTTCGGAGAGGTCACGATGAAGGTGGCCACGCTTCCCGACGGCAGCCTGCGGGCCGCGCCCGAGTACGAGGACTGCGCGCGCCTCGCCCGTGCGACGGGCCGTCCGCTGGCCGACATCGAAGAGGCCGCGCGCCTGGCCTGGCGGCAGCGTCGGGACGCCAGGTGA
- a CDS encoding tetratricopeptide repeat protein: protein MKRPPRRRIARGALLAALALALALQGCSSRKRDAHSPYALPEEMTGREPGIRATLDETTTWEALAEAYYGDRGRARGLRRANRALGDTPAAGDRVFVPMDERERAAFEERATARAPYNRGLESARRGDYPAAILQFQEALRIDPRLARAQYNLGLVYLRAGRPAEAADALERAADMQSSADTHYALGSARLEQGDPRRAERAFRKAVDVDPWHLPSLYALARLVQSDDPREAAELWRRVLALDPHGPRGEEAARALGLAP, encoded by the coding sequence GTGAAGCGCCCCCCGCGCCGCCGGATCGCGCGGGGCGCGCTGCTCGCCGCCCTCGCGCTGGCCCTCGCGCTGCAGGGCTGCTCGAGCCGCAAGCGCGACGCGCACAGCCCCTACGCCCTCCCCGAGGAGATGACGGGCCGCGAACCGGGCATCCGCGCCACGCTGGACGAGACCACCACCTGGGAAGCGCTCGCCGAGGCCTACTACGGCGACCGCGGCCGCGCGCGCGGACTCCGCCGCGCCAACCGCGCGCTGGGGGACACGCCCGCGGCGGGCGACCGCGTCTTCGTCCCCATGGACGAGCGCGAGCGCGCGGCCTTCGAGGAGCGCGCCACGGCCCGCGCGCCCTACAATCGCGGACTGGAGTCGGCGCGGCGCGGGGACTATCCCGCGGCGATCCTGCAGTTCCAGGAGGCGCTGCGCATCGACCCGCGCCTGGCGCGGGCGCAGTACAACCTGGGGCTCGTCTATCTGCGCGCGGGGCGTCCCGCCGAGGCCGCCGACGCGCTCGAGCGCGCCGCGGACATGCAGTCCAGCGCCGACACCCACTACGCCCTCGGCAGCGCCCGACTCGAACAGGGCGACCCGCGCCGGGCCGAGCGCGCCTTCCGCAAGGCGGTCGACGTCGACCCCTGGCACCTGCCCAGCCTCTACGCCCTCGCCCGCCTCGTGCAGAGCGACGACCCGCGCGAAGCCGCCGAACTCTGGCGCCGCGTGCTGGCGCTCGATCCCCACGGACCGCGCGGCGAGGAGGCGGCGCGGGCGCTGGGGCTCGCCCCGTGA
- a CDS encoding ATP-binding cassette domain-containing protein, whose translation MTPRALVEARGVTLRRGERVLLEDVTVGLAAGERWVLWGANGAGKSSLARLLAGLEAPSAGGVLFAAGVDAPLPLLVPDPDAQLAAASVRDEIALGARRPGEPRLDRAGRGPAAARIDAALAEYRLGALARRNPHALSGGEKRRLAIAALSVLDSPVLLLDEPELHLDPPSWRETCAHLDAWLAGGERAVLEISRDPARLAGAAGLAVLHDGRLIAAGPPERVREALAGRPELALPWPGETPAAAPAPPPPGDAVLRAEGLRLDRPSGGTPVLAGLDLTLHAGERVLLVGDNGSGKSVLLLLLAGLADPDAGRLWRAPDSGEPALAFQEPERVCFAERVDAEVAFGLERRLGLRGAALAARVETALAAVGLPAATFASRDPFRLSTGEQRRLALASILALEPPLLLLDEPAAALDPAGRAALLAAVDAWPGALLWADCRPEAGEGVRWHRRLRLADGHLSEE comes from the coding sequence GTGACTCCGCGCGCGCTCGTGGAAGCGCGCGGCGTGACGCTGCGCCGCGGCGAGCGTGTTCTGCTCGAGGACGTCACCGTCGGCCTCGCCGCCGGCGAGCGCTGGGTGCTCTGGGGCGCCAACGGCGCGGGCAAGAGCAGCCTCGCGCGGCTGCTGGCGGGGCTCGAGGCGCCGAGCGCCGGCGGCGTGCTGTTCGCCGCCGGGGTCGACGCGCCGCTGCCGCTGCTCGTCCCCGATCCCGACGCCCAGCTCGCCGCCGCCAGCGTGCGCGACGAGATCGCCCTCGGCGCACGCCGCCCCGGCGAGCCGCGCCTCGATCGCGCGGGCCGTGGGCCGGCCGCCGCGCGGATCGACGCCGCGCTGGCCGAGTACCGACTCGGCGCGCTGGCCCGGCGCAATCCGCACGCGCTGTCGGGGGGCGAGAAGCGCCGGCTGGCGATCGCGGCGCTGAGCGTGCTCGACAGCCCCGTCCTCCTGCTGGACGAACCCGAGCTCCACCTCGATCCGCCCTCCTGGCGCGAGACCTGCGCGCACCTGGACGCCTGGCTGGCCGGCGGCGAGCGGGCCGTGCTCGAGATCAGCCGCGATCCCGCGCGGCTCGCGGGGGCGGCCGGCCTCGCGGTGCTGCACGACGGGCGACTGATCGCGGCCGGGCCGCCGGAGCGCGTGCGCGAGGCCCTGGCGGGGCGTCCCGAGCTGGCGCTGCCCTGGCCGGGCGAGACGCCGGCCGCCGCGCCCGCTCCGCCGCCGCCGGGCGACGCGGTCCTGCGCGCCGAGGGGCTGCGCCTGGACCGTCCCAGCGGGGGCACTCCCGTGCTGGCGGGCCTCGATCTCACGCTCCACGCCGGCGAACGCGTGCTGCTCGTGGGGGATAACGGCAGTGGGAAGAGCGTCCTGCTGCTGCTCCTGGCCGGCCTGGCCGATCCGGACGCCGGCCGCCTTTGGCGCGCCCCGGACTCCGGCGAGCCCGCGCTGGCCTTTCAGGAGCCCGAGCGGGTATGCTTCGCCGAGCGGGTGGACGCGGAAGTGGCCTTCGGCCTCGAACGCCGCCTCGGCCTGCGGGGCGCGGCCCTCGCCGCGCGCGTGGAGACGGCGCTGGCGGCCGTGGGGCTGCCGGCCGCGACGTTCGCGTCGCGGGATCCGTTCCGCCTCTCCACCGGGGAGCAACGGCGGCTGGCGCTGGCCAGCATCCTGGCCCTGGAGCCGCCGCTGCTGCTGCTGGACGAACCCGCCGCCGCCCTCGATCCCGCGGGCCGCGCGGCGCTGCTGGCGGCCGTGGACGCCTGGCCCGGTGCGCTGCTCTGGGCCGACTGCCGGCCGGAGGCCGGCGAGGGCGTCCGCTGGCACCGCCGACTGCGGCTGGCGGATGGACATCTGTCGGAGGAGTGA
- a CDS encoding YihY/virulence factor BrkB family protein, with protein sequence MKRRLGQARRYLVWLWREYQHDRCGQAAASLAFGTLLSLVPLVALLAWLTRPFHRYISNPLESMAPFFTPTPRLQEIIQANVSRYADNAGKLGVVGLVFFLFVAWGMLGAIESVINDIWHVSQRRGQMRRLLRFWVAIAAVPVLFIASAALNQALERAVILKGLMQQGFYNWLLADLLPFLLLTASASIAYWVLPAVPVRARAALTGGLVTGALYNLVRWLFGLYVSSIGTYDRIYGLLGVIPAFLIWLVIVWSVVLLGAEVAYSVQRPWDEVLPP encoded by the coding sequence GTGAAGCGACGCCTGGGGCAAGCGCGGCGCTACCTGGTCTGGCTCTGGCGCGAGTACCAGCACGACCGCTGCGGGCAGGCCGCGGCGTCGCTGGCCTTCGGCACGCTGCTCAGCCTCGTGCCCCTGGTGGCGCTGCTGGCCTGGCTCACGCGGCCCTTCCATCGCTACATCAGCAACCCCCTGGAGTCGATGGCGCCCTTCTTCACGCCGACGCCGCGGCTGCAGGAGATCATCCAGGCCAACGTGTCCCGCTACGCCGACAACGCGGGCAAGCTGGGCGTGGTGGGGCTGGTCTTCTTCCTCTTCGTGGCCTGGGGGATGCTCGGCGCGATCGAGAGCGTGATCAACGACATCTGGCACGTGAGCCAGCGCCGCGGGCAGATGCGTCGCCTCCTGCGCTTCTGGGTGGCCATCGCGGCCGTGCCCGTGCTCTTCATCGCCAGCGCCGCGCTGAATCAGGCGCTGGAGCGCGCGGTCATCCTCAAGGGCCTCATGCAGCAGGGGTTCTACAACTGGTTGCTGGCGGACCTGCTGCCCTTCCTGCTGCTGACGGCCTCGGCGTCCATCGCCTACTGGGTGCTGCCGGCTGTTCCCGTGCGCGCGCGCGCGGCGCTGACCGGCGGCCTGGTGACGGGCGCGCTCTACAACCTGGTGCGCTGGCTCTTCGGCCTCTACGTCTCGAGCATCGGCACCTACGACAGGATCTACGGGCTGCTGGGGGTGATTCCGGCCTTTCTCATCTGGCTCGTCATCGTGTGGTCGGTGGTGCTCCTCGGCGCCGAGGTGGCCTACAGCGTGCAGCGGCCGTGGGACGAGGTGTTGCCGCCCTGA